A genome region from Rhodanobacter thiooxydans includes the following:
- a CDS encoding IS4 family transposase, translated as MHEGRFVFTQLMQHLPMHTFRRLVAKFDGNRYVKRFACLDQFLCMAFAQLTGRESLRDIEICLRAHQAKLYHLGIRGHVARSTLADANEQRDWRIYAEFAQTLIATARRLYVNEPLDVELAHTAYALDSTTIELCLSVFPWARAMHPGRGGLKVHTLLDIRGAIPTVISFSESRQHDVHMLDELVPEPGAIYLMDRAYLDFERLYRFHCEGSFFLMRTKKNLRVRRRYSHPVSDRTLIGCDQTVVLTRDVVRKKYPGPLRRVRVRDTDSGQSIVLLTNHFVLPAATISALYRHRWQIEIFFKWIKQHLRIKAFFGTSPNAVKTQVWIAVAVYVLIAIVRKRLQLTTSLYELLQILSVTLFEQTPLECALRRQEPQLSADDDANQLILFPD; from the coding sequence ATGCATGAAGGGCGCTTTGTGTTTACGCAGCTCATGCAGCATCTGCCGATGCATACGTTTCGTCGCCTCGTTGCCAAGTTCGATGGCAATCGTTATGTGAAGCGATTCGCGTGCCTCGATCAGTTCCTGTGTATGGCCTTTGCTCAACTCACCGGACGCGAAAGCCTGCGCGATATCGAGATCTGTTTGCGCGCTCATCAGGCCAAGCTCTATCACTTGGGCATTCGTGGGCATGTAGCACGCAGCACACTGGCCGATGCCAATGAACAACGTGACTGGCGCATCTATGCCGAGTTCGCGCAAACCCTGATCGCCACGGCGCGCCGTCTCTACGTCAACGAACCGCTCGACGTCGAATTGGCACACACTGCCTATGCGCTCGACTCCACCACGATCGAGTTGTGCCTGTCGGTGTTCCCGTGGGCGCGGGCGATGCATCCCGGCCGCGGTGGATTGAAGGTACATACGCTGCTCGACATTCGCGGCGCAATCCCTACGGTCATCAGCTTTTCCGAGTCCCGCCAGCACGATGTCCACATGCTCGACGAGCTCGTGCCTGAACCTGGCGCGATCTATCTGATGGACCGCGCCTATCTCGATTTCGAGCGGCTCTATCGATTCCACTGCGAAGGTTCCTTCTTCCTGATGCGCACCAAGAAGAACCTCCGAGTGCGGCGACGCTACTCCCATCCGGTGTCTGATCGCACGCTCATCGGTTGCGATCAGACCGTCGTGTTGACACGGGACGTCGTCCGCAAGAAATACCCTGGCCCGCTACGCCGTGTACGCGTGCGTGACACCGACAGCGGTCAGTCCATCGTCTTGCTGACCAATCACTTTGTGCTTCCTGCGGCGACCATCAGTGCCCTGTATCGCCACCGTTGGCAGATCGAAATTTTCTTCAAATGGATCAAGCAGCACCTGCGCATCAAGGCGTTCTTCGGCACCTCGCCCAACGCAGTGAAGACGCAGGTCTGGATCGCCGTCGCCGTCTACGTGCTGATCGCCATCGTGCGCAAGCGTCTCCAGCTGACGACTTCACTCTATGAACTTCTACAGATTCTGAGTGTGACGTTGTTCGAGCAAACCCCGCTGGAATGCGCCTTGCGGCGGCAGGAACCACAGCTTTCTGCCGACGACGACGCTAACCAACTGATTCTATTTCCGGATTAA
- a CDS encoding YggT family protein, with amino-acid sequence MSYLLNALSLLLDLAFDAVVALLLLRVAAEACRADFHNPLSQFVYRSTNPVLAPIRRVLPNWRRINLAALLLAWLAMLLKRLLLFALLGVMPQPLGLIVLSLAELLDFVLLCYLVLIFGWSLLSMFAVDRRHPMLQLAGSIVAPLLRPLHGRLIIGQIDFAPMAVMIALLLVRLLVAAPLLDLGARLALGA; translated from the coding sequence GTGAGCTACCTGCTGAATGCGCTGTCCCTGCTGCTCGACCTGGCGTTCGACGCGGTGGTCGCGCTGTTGCTGCTGCGCGTGGCTGCCGAAGCCTGCCGCGCCGATTTCCACAATCCGCTGAGCCAGTTCGTCTACCGCAGCACCAACCCGGTGCTGGCACCGATCCGCCGCGTGTTGCCGAACTGGCGCCGGATCAACCTGGCCGCCCTGCTGCTGGCCTGGCTGGCGATGCTGCTCAAGCGCCTGCTGCTGTTCGCCCTGCTCGGGGTGATGCCGCAACCGCTTGGCCTGATCGTGCTGTCGCTGGCCGAGCTGCTCGACTTCGTGCTGCTGTGCTACCTGGTACTGATCTTCGGCTGGTCGCTGCTGAGCATGTTCGCGGTGGACCGCCGCCACCCCATGCTGCAGCTGGCCGGCAGCATCGTCGCCCCGCTGCTGCGCCCGCTGCACGGCCGGCTGATCATCGGCCAGATCGATTTCGCGCCGATGGCGGTGATGATCGCGCTGCTGCTGGTGCGGCTGCTGGTCGCGGCGCCGTTGCTGGATCTGGGGGCGCGATTGGCACTGGGCGCCTGA
- the proC gene encoding pyrroline-5-carboxylate reductase, which produces MTRLAFIGGGNMARSLIGGLLKTGVAPATLSVAEPLAEARQALGRDFGIACYAENRLAVADAEVILLAVKPQVMPSIHADLCDLLQRHRPLLISIAAGVRLDQLERWFGSGLPIVRCMPNTPALIGVGATGLCANHRVSPAQKARAQHILDAAGITRWINDEALMDTVTALSGSGPAYFFALVEALEAAAVAQGLPRDTARALAAQTCLGAGRMLVEGGEDPAVLRQRVTSPHGTTQAALESFAADGLPHVVARAVAAATQRGVELAAELDQLP; this is translated from the coding sequence ATGACACGACTTGCCTTCATCGGCGGCGGCAACATGGCGCGCAGCCTGATCGGCGGCTTGCTGAAAACCGGCGTGGCACCGGCTACCCTCAGCGTGGCCGAGCCGCTGGCCGAAGCGCGTCAGGCGCTGGGCCGCGACTTCGGCATCGCCTGCTATGCCGAGAACCGGCTGGCCGTGGCGGACGCCGAGGTGATCCTGCTGGCGGTGAAACCGCAGGTGATGCCGTCGATCCACGCCGACCTGTGCGACCTCCTGCAGCGCCACCGGCCGTTGCTGATCTCGATCGCCGCCGGCGTGCGGCTGGACCAGCTGGAGCGCTGGTTCGGCAGCGGGCTGCCGATCGTGCGCTGCATGCCCAACACGCCGGCGCTGATCGGCGTCGGCGCCACCGGCCTGTGCGCCAACCACCGGGTCAGCCCGGCGCAGAAGGCGCGGGCGCAGCACATCCTCGACGCCGCCGGGATCACCCGCTGGATCAACGACGAGGCGCTGATGGATACCGTCACCGCGCTGTCCGGCTCCGGCCCGGCGTACTTCTTCGCCCTGGTCGAGGCGCTGGAAGCCGCCGCGGTGGCGCAGGGCCTGCCCCGCGACACTGCTCGCGCACTCGCCGCGCAAACCTGCCTGGGTGCCGGCCGCATGCTGGTGGAGGGCGGCGAAGACCCGGCCGTGCTGCGCCAGCGCGTCACCTCGCCGCATGGCACCACCCAGGCTGCGCTGGAAAGCTTCGCCGCCGACGGCCTGCCGCACGTCGTCGCCCGCGCCGTGGCCGCCGCCACGCAGCGCGGTGTGGAACTTGCCGCCGAACTGGACCAGCTGCCGTGA
- a CDS encoding type IV pilus twitching motility protein PilT, with translation MDIAELLAFSVKNKASDLHLSAGLPPMIRVDGDVRRINIPALEHKQVHSLIYDIMSDKQRRDYEEFYETDFSFEIPGLARFRVNAFNQNRGAGAVFRTIPSEVLTLEDLGSPPIFKELIEQPQGLILVTGPTGSGKSTTLAAMVDHINKNEYGHMLTIEDPIEFVHTSQKCLVNQREIHRDTLGFNEALRSALREDPDYILVGELRDLETIRLALTAAETGHLVFATVHTSSAAKTIDRIIDVFPAGEKPMVRSMLSESLRAVVSQSLLKKVGGGRIAAHEIMVGIPAIRNLIREDKVAQMYSSIQTGQQFGMQTLDQCLQDLVKRGLVTRQQAQAYAKNKDNFK, from the coding sequence ATGGACATTGCCGAACTGCTTGCCTTCTCGGTGAAGAACAAGGCCTCGGACCTGCACTTGTCCGCCGGGCTGCCGCCGATGATCCGCGTCGACGGTGATGTCCGCCGCATCAACATCCCCGCGCTCGAGCACAAGCAGGTGCACTCGCTGATCTACGACATCATGTCGGACAAGCAGCGGCGCGACTACGAAGAATTCTACGAAACCGACTTCTCGTTCGAGATTCCCGGGCTGGCGCGCTTCCGCGTCAACGCGTTCAACCAGAACCGCGGCGCCGGCGCGGTGTTCCGCACCATTCCGTCCGAGGTGCTGACGCTGGAGGATCTCGGCTCGCCGCCTATCTTCAAGGAACTGATCGAGCAGCCGCAGGGCCTGATCCTGGTGACCGGCCCGACCGGCTCGGGCAAGTCGACCACGCTGGCGGCGATGGTCGACCACATCAACAAGAACGAATACGGGCATATGCTCACGATCGAAGACCCGATCGAGTTCGTGCACACCTCGCAGAAGTGCCTGGTCAACCAGCGCGAGATCCACCGCGACACGCTGGGCTTCAATGAAGCGTTGCGTTCGGCGCTGCGCGAAGACCCGGACTACATCCTGGTCGGCGAGTTGCGTGACCTGGAAACCATCCGCCTGGCGCTGACCGCGGCGGAGACCGGCCACCTGGTGTTCGCCACCGTGCATACCAGCTCGGCGGCGAAGACCATCGACCGCATCATCGACGTGTTCCCCGCCGGCGAGAAGCCGATGGTGCGCTCGATGCTGTCCGAAAGCCTGCGCGCGGTGGTCTCGCAGTCGCTGCTGAAGAAGGTCGGCGGCGGGCGCATCGCGGCGCACGAGATCATGGTTGGCATACCGGCCATCCGCAACCTGATCCGCGAGGACAAGGTGGCGCAGATGTACTCGTCGATCCAGACCGGCCAGCAGTTCGGCATGCAGACGCTGGACCAGTGCCTGCAGGATCTGGTCAAGCGCGGCCTGGTGACGCGCCAGCAGGCGCAGGCCTACGCCAAGAACAAGGACAATTTCAAATGA
- a CDS encoding PilT/PilU family type 4a pilus ATPase, translated as MSDFDFTSFLKLMVHKKASDLFITAGVAPSMKVQGRIVPITQSPLSVQQARDMVLNVMTPGQREEFEKTHECQFAISAQGVGRFRVSCFYQRNCVGMVLRRIESKIPTIEELTLPPVIKQLAMTKRGIIVFVGATGSGKSTSLAAMIGYRNQNSTGHIITIEDPIEYVHKHEGCIITQREVGIDTDSWDNALKNTLRQAPDVIMIGEVRTREGMDHAIAFAETGHLVLCTLHANNANQAMDRILHFFPEDRRQQLLMDLSLNLKGIVAQQLIPTPDGKARRVAVEILLGTPLVQDYIRQGEIHKLKEVMKESTLLGMKTFDQSLVELYHAGEISYEDALRYADSSNEVRLRIKLAQGGDAHTLSQGLEGVELEENRDSQNFSSNFLNR; from the coding sequence ATGAGCGACTTCGATTTCACCTCGTTCCTGAAACTGATGGTGCACAAGAAGGCCTCCGATTTGTTCATCACCGCGGGCGTCGCTCCTTCGATGAAGGTGCAGGGCCGGATCGTGCCGATCACGCAGAGCCCGCTCAGCGTGCAGCAGGCGCGCGACATGGTGCTCAACGTGATGACGCCGGGCCAGCGCGAGGAGTTCGAGAAGACCCACGAGTGCCAGTTCGCGATCTCCGCGCAGGGCGTGGGCCGCTTCCGCGTGTCGTGCTTCTACCAGCGCAACTGCGTGGGCATGGTGCTGCGCCGGATCGAGTCGAAGATCCCCACCATCGAGGAGCTGACGTTGCCGCCGGTGATCAAGCAACTGGCGATGACCAAGCGCGGCATCATCGTTTTCGTCGGCGCCACCGGCTCGGGCAAATCGACCTCGCTGGCGGCGATGATCGGCTACCGCAACCAGAACTCGACCGGGCACATCATCACCATCGAGGACCCGATCGAGTACGTGCACAAGCACGAGGGCTGCATCATCACCCAGCGCGAGGTCGGCATCGACACCGACAGCTGGGACAACGCGCTGAAGAACACCCTGCGCCAGGCGCCGGACGTGATCATGATCGGCGAAGTCCGCACCCGCGAGGGCATGGACCACGCGATCGCTTTCGCCGAAACCGGCCACCTGGTGCTGTGCACGCTGCACGCGAACAATGCCAACCAGGCGATGGACCGCATCCTGCACTTCTTCCCGGAGGATCGCCGCCAGCAGCTGCTGATGGACCTGTCGCTGAACCTGAAAGGCATCGTGGCGCAGCAGCTGATCCCCACACCCGACGGCAAGGCCCGCCGGGTCGCGGTGGAGATTCTGCTGGGCACGCCGCTGGTGCAGGACTACATCCGCCAGGGCGAGATCCACAAGCTGAAGGAAGTGATGAAGGAGTCCACCCTGCTCGGCATGAAGACCTTCGACCAGAGCCTGGTCGAGCTGTACCACGCCGGCGAGATCAGCTACGAGGATGCCCTGCGCTACGCCGACAGTTCCAACGAGGTGCGCCTGCGCATCAAGCTGGCCCAGGGCGGCGACGCGCATACCCTGTCACAGGGCCTGGAAGGCGTCGAGCTGGAGGAAAACCGCGACTCGCAGAACTTCAGCAGCAATTTCCTCAACCGCTGA
- a CDS encoding BON domain-containing protein: MRTPTIRHGLYATTLVLAFAAIPFGQVAAQDAGARMQQSSENQTVPDQAADAWITTKVKSEFGTTKGIPATDISVSTHDGVVTLSGTVASQAQKDHAERVAQLIKGVKSVDASGLTVGGTPPAEK; encoded by the coding sequence ATGCGCACTCCCACGATCCGCCACGGCTTGTATGCCACCACCCTCGTGCTCGCCTTCGCGGCCATCCCGTTCGGCCAGGTCGCAGCCCAGGACGCCGGCGCGCGCATGCAGCAGTCCTCCGAGAACCAGACCGTGCCGGACCAGGCGGCCGATGCCTGGATCACCACCAAGGTGAAATCCGAGTTCGGCACCACCAAGGGCATCCCGGCCACCGACATTTCGGTGTCGACCCACGATGGCGTGGTCACGCTCAGCGGCACGGTTGCCTCGCAGGCCCAGAAGGACCACGCCGAACGCGTCGCCCAGCTCATCAAGGGCGTGAAGAGCGTGGACGCCAGCGGCCTGACCGTCGGCGGCACGCCGCCCGCGGAGAAGTAA